A stretch of the Vigna radiata var. radiata cultivar VC1973A chromosome 9, Vradiata_ver6, whole genome shotgun sequence genome encodes the following:
- the LOC106773765 gene encoding cytochrome P450 81E8-like, protein MALLYFALLILFFLISLKLFFQTRSFRNLPPGPISFPIIGNLSQLKQPYHRTFAQMSQKYGPVFSLWFGSRLVVVLTSQSAVQECFAKNDIVLANRPHFLFGKYISYNNSTILHSSYGDHWRHLRRILSLEVVSTNRLNSFYEVRRDEIMRLVQKLANLSSNHFTKVDLKTMFMETSFNTMMRIVSGKRLFGDDCDVNDVEKAKEFKQIIKELVILAGVNNRGDFLPFVRWFDFDNLEKKLKGIGKRTDAFLQELIEEHRNGKNNGNTMIDHLLALQRSQPEQYTDQIIKGLSLSLLLAGTDTSALTLEWTMANLLNHPEVIEKAKKEIETHVGSNRLVEESDMSKLPYIQCIVYETLRLHPAAPIWSPHLSSEDCIVGKYNLPKDTIVLVNAWAAHMDPKMWSEPTHFKPERFENESEVNRLLSFGLGRRACPGSNLAQRTVGLSIALLLQCFEWKRIGKEEIDMSEANGITISRKNPLEAMCQLRQSPTVKNMY, encoded by the exons ATGGCTCTGTTGTATTTTGCTTTGctcattctcttctttctcattTCTCTTAAGCTTTTCTTCCAAACAAGAAGTTTTAGAAACCTTCCTCCAGGCCCAATTTCTTTCCCTATAATCGGAAACCTCTCCCAACTCAAACAGCCTTACCACCGCACATTCGCTCAAATGTCGCAAAAATACGGCCCAGTCTTCTCTCTCTGGTTCGGTTCCCGACTCGTTGTCGTCCTTACTTCACAATCCGCGGTGCAAGAATGCTTCGCCAAAAACGACATCGTCTTGGCCAACCGACCTCACTTTCTCTTTGGCAAATACATCAGCTACAATAACAGCACCATCCTTCACTCTTCCTACGGCGACCACTGGCGCCACCTCCGCCGCATCTTGTCGCTGGAGGTTGTCTCAACCAACCGTTTAAACTCCTTCTACGAGGTCCGAAGGGACGAGATCATGAGGCTGGTGCAAAAGCTCGCTAACCTCTCATCAAACCACTTCACCAAAGTGGATCTAAAAACCAT GTTTATGGAGACATCATTTAACACTATGATGAGAATCGTGTCTGGAAAAAGACTCTTTGGTGATGACTGTGATGTGAACGATGTCGAGAAAGCAAAAGAATTCAAACAAATCATCAAAGAGTTAGTGATATTAGCAGGAGTCAATAACCGTGGAGATTTCTTGCCTTTCGTGAgatggtttgattttgataatttggAGAAAAAGCTAAAAGGAATTGGTAAGAGAACTGATGCATTCCTACAAGAACTCATCGAAGAGCATCGTAATGGAAAAAACAATGGAAATACTATGATAGATCATCTCCTTGCTTTACAACGATCACAACCTGAACAATACACCGACCAAATCATCAAAGGACTTTCTCTG aGTTTACTACTTGCCGGAACAGATACATCAGCTTTAACTTTAGAATGGACAATGGCTAATTTATTGAACCATCCAGAAGTTATAGAGAAGGCAAAAAAGGAAATAGAGACTCATGTAGGATCAAATCGTCTTGTAGAGGAATCTGACATGTCAAAACTTCCTTACATTCAATGCATTGTTTATGAGACACTTCGATTGCATCCTGCTGCTCCAATTTGGTCACCACATTTGTCTTCAGAAGATTGTATCGTAGGAAAATATAATCTCCCAAAAGACACAATTGTGTTGGTGAATGCATGGGCTGCTCATATGGATCCAAAAATGTGGAGTGAGCCAACACACTTTAAGCCTGAAAGGTTTGagaatgaaagtgaagtaaataGGTTACTTTCATTTGGGTTAGGACGGAGGGCTTGTCCTGGATCAAACTTGGCTCAACGCACAGTTGGCTTATCCATAGCCTTATTACTTCAATGTTTTGAGTGGAAACGAATTGGTAAGGAAGAAATTGATATGTCTGAAGCAAATGGAATTactatttcaagaaaaaatccATTGGAAGCTATGTGCCAACTCCGTCAATCACCAACAGTTAAGAACATGTACTGA